One Hemibagrus wyckioides isolate EC202008001 linkage group LG09, SWU_Hwy_1.0, whole genome shotgun sequence DNA segment encodes these proteins:
- the dio2 gene encoding type II iodothyronine deiodinase has translation MGVLSTDLRVTLQILPGFFSNCLFFVLYDSVVLVKRVVSLVSLSCGGGGGAWQQRMLTSAGVRSIWNSFLLDAYKQVKLGEAAPNSKVVQVPGISGCHWSSVDGKTTDECRLLDFESSDRPLVVNFGSASUPPFVSQLPVFRRLVENFSDVADFLLVYIEEAHPSDGWAGPPMELFPFEVKKHRSLEERMVAAQRLVQHFSLPPQCQLVADCMDNNANVAYGVAYERVCIVQKNKITYLGGKGPFYYSLKDVQNWLERSYGKR, from the exons ATGGGAGTGCTGAGCACGGACCTGCGGGTCACCCTGCAGATTCTACCAGGCTTCTTCTCCAACTGCCTCTTCTTCGTGCTCTACGACTCGGTGGTGCTCGTGAAGCGCGTCGTGTCGCTCGTGAGTCTCTCgtgcggcggcggcggcggcgcgTGGCAGCAGCGCATGCTCACCTCGGCCGGCGTGCGCTCCATCTGGAACAGCTTTCTCCTGGACGCCTATAAGCAG GTGAAACTGGGCGAGGCGGCTCCCAATTCTAAAGTGGTGCAGGTTCCCGGGATCTCCGGCTGCCACTGGAGCAGCGTGGATGGAAAGACGACGGACGAGTGTCGCCTGCTGGACTTCGAATCGTCCGATCGGCCCTTGGTGGTCAACTTCGGCTCAGCCAGCTGACCCCCGTTCGTGAGCCAGCTCCCGGTTTTCCGGAGGCTGGTGGAGAACTTCTCGGACGTGGCGGACTTCCTGCTGGTCTACATCGAAGAGGCTCACCCATCTGATGGATGGGCGGGGCCGCCCATGGAACTGTTCCCGTTCGAGGTGAAGAAACACCGCAGCTTGGAGGAGCGCATGGTGGCGGCGCAGAGACTCGTCCAGCATTTCTCTCTGCCGCCGCAGTGCCAGCTGGTGGCTGACTGCATGGACAACAACGCCAACGTTGCGTACGGCGTCGCCTATGAAAGGGTGTGCATCGTACAGAAGAATAAAATTACTTATCTGGGAGGGAAGGGTCCGTTTTATTACAGCCTCAAAGACGTACAGAACTGGCTGGAACGGAGCTACGGGAAGCGATAA